caatccatTGAAGTCTTCAAAAGGAGAGGTgatgaattcagcagtcagaagagagaactttcatctctaatTCAGCccgtcagcctctcctggggaattcatggaaaaccttcatccaagttgccagcttgcagactgccctatagaatttggacccgtgcatccccacagttgcttgagatacttttataaagtctcataTTTACAACtatctcctgttgtttctgtttccctagagatccctgactaatacagatgggTATAATATACTATGCAATGGTAGAGCAAGACTGAATCCACTTCTAGGAGTCCTGGTAGACAAGGCTCAGGAGTTTAGATGTGTGTATATGTTATGGGAGTGATAGAATTAATTCTTATAGATGGTCGAGAATGGAGAGGCAGGATAGCAGCTACACAGTAAAAGTATGTTTTTTGCTATTCTGTAAAACTTtcagaaacaaaattttatttcagaaaatgtgACAATAAAAAATCTGACATCCCAAGGTTGAATAAAGCATACCATTTAACCATTTCTTGTCTGGTTTTCATGGTCACTTTAATAGCCAAGGAAAATTAACATCTGCCTGTCACTTTTGAATTTTGGaattatacataaatatgtgcaattatgtgtgtatatatatatatacgtaatTAATTATCTTATTAATTGTGATGAATACTCCCAAACTGGTTCATCATCCCCTCTTTTACTTAGGCTAAAGATGCAaactaagttttcttttcttaacaataaaaacacaatggTATCAAAATCATTTTGCTCAGCTTATTTATTCTTCACTATCTACCATTGTATTTCTCACGTCACATATACTCCCATTCTCTCTGTGAATGCTTctgctcatttattcatttattcatcatcaAACCCCTGTGTTGAATTTCACTCCACCTtttgcattcattcactcactgccATTTCCTCTGTCCCCTCGCCATGTCTTTCCTGGAGCTCATTTATCACTGTGGACTCTGCTCTGGTCTAAGCTAGCAGACACTGTCTCTGTAACAGTTGATGGTtaattattctctcttttttgagaCGCCCTACTATGGGCTACCTACTGTCTACTCTTCCAAAATacacttttctaatttttatatcttccaccctagatttttcccttcatttgttCCCCTGCTTATGGGCAAGTGAAGATCAACTTGGCTtcactcattttaaaataattatgttaaaaTGCTAATCTCCCCATTAAtaattttctctcctttaatGACCTTAAACCTCTatcaccatattttatttttaccagaGCTCTATATTGAATGCCCTCAGAACTTCTCAAATTGCTTGTCTCTTTGGTCTCTCCCAAATCAAAGTCTAAAACTGAGCTTAATTTAGGTCTATCTGGACCCCTCCCCAACAATTAATATTTCTGACTTCCTATCAGTTTTTCAACATTACCAGGTATGTTCCTTTAATCCTGGACTCAAACGTATAACATAGTCACTCAACCAATTGCTTTTCTAACTTTATCCTTTTAATTCAACTTGTTAACAAGATTTACTGATTAGTCTCTCTGCATCTTTAAGAGATGATGATTTCTCACTATTCCCACCGACTTCACTTCAGCTCAGGTTTTTGttgatttattcttcttttacttCAAATGTTTCAGTTAAAGGTTCTCTCCACTTATGGTCTCACCAGATATTGGGTAACAATAAAATTCCTCACTGCCTACTCATCAATCTGCAAATATTATTGAACAATGCTATGTTAGGGAATGTGCTGGTGATTCAGGCAATATACAGATTTTGTGAGACCTTCTGTCTTTGCAAAAACGCAGTATTATTTAAGGGAGTTGAAACATTTGTatacagaaaattttataaattgtaaGTAATGTATATGTAATACATATATTTACTGATTGATAAGCACATATGTTGGGTATATATAACACACAGAACCCATAATACTTGGTCTGAAAAAAAACTTATCTAGAGAGAGGAATAATCTTGAGtagaaaaattttataatttagagCTTTAAtaaatacactgaataaagaagaaactTAAGCAAGCATAGTAAAAAGGGCAGAATATTTCAAGCAGGGTGCTGGTGTGAGGAAATCAAGCATAAAGCATATTAAAGAGAAAGTTGCAGTGGGATTTGAGATTGGAGGTCTTTAAAGTTAGggtaaaatggatttaaaatttaTACTATTAGGAATCACTAAAGTTTGAAGATTgcttatatgtatacataaagtATAACTTTATAAAGTAATCCCTTTTTTAGAGAACTCTCAATTTAAAACTGTGGGTGTGTTTCCCACAGGAGACCTTTGATGCTAGCAGGAAGATTATTCCTAATATGttaattttacaggtgagaaaacccaGCTTAAGTAAAATGACTAAGTTAAGTGATTTTTCATGACTCACTTCACTAATAAACAACGGGGGTGGTTTGTTAGAAACCACATTTCATAAGTTCAGTGATCTTTCTGACATatcatgttgcttttctctgcaTAACAAAATCAAGCACAAGCAGGAACCATCCATACATAACGTGACATGGACTCATCAGAGTTGTTCAATACGtgtgtggtggttaggttcatgtgccaacttggccaggtgatggtgtccaggtgtctggtcaagcaagcactggcctaaccgctactgtgaggacatttgtggctggttaataaaccagaaggctggtttattaaaccatcagtcaattggcagcagctgtaactgattacatcgatcagttgaagacttttaatcaagaaagacagaggaccttcacttcttcttcagctagccaacaaagcatttcctgaggagttcatcgaacaccttcattggagttgccagtttgctgcctgccctatggaatttggactcgtgcatccccacagttgcgtgagatgccttcataaaatcttatatttataggtatctcttgttgattctgttttcctagagactcctaactaatacaacaagTCTGCAGAATTTCTATTCCAATCTCCATCTGACTAGCCCCCTAACTTTATTCCTAATATTTCCCAATTTGGTCTCATTATCACCCCCAAATTAACTTCacaatctcctcctcctcctcctcctcctcctcctccttcttcttttctaCTCTACCCCTGACCCGTCCTGGTGGGATATCCTCCCTGAATTTCATCCATCCACCATTTAAACATACAGCGCACTCACTGTATGTGAAATATGGGGCTACACAGTATGAAGGAGACAAGTGTGTATAAACTCAAACACTTTATCAGCTTTCagaaaatacttgttgaatggatcctgcccttaaggagcttacagtctagtaggTGGACATATATCATGCACATCTGCAAGCTATTGTGAACTCTAAAAAgtgcaaacaaaaaaatcttatcAATCTGTCAAAGTTTAACCCATCTTTCAACCAGCCTTCCCCTTGTACGCCCTATTTACAGTTAGGCACGCAGTAAATGCCTGCTTATTACATGCTGACTTCCCAGAAAATAGAAGTGTGAGTTGGtaatagaaaacaagaaaaatagcaTAGTAACTAGAAATGGGAGGGggttatatttatataaacagaaacaacaaaaacaaaacactgccaTTTGGGGTAATAAATCTTAAAGTAAAATTGGCAGTTCATGGAGAGTATAGAGCTTTTGAAAGTAACCCCTTAAACAAAGACCTTGGCTTTCTGGATCCTTCTGAATCAGAATGTCCTGGACACAAGATTCTTATTAATCAGTGGGAGGAGAACTTTCTTCCCTTATGTCTTCCAGCTGACTGTAAATCGGGGAATATATGTTTAGTTCTTCATAAAGACGTTCTTCTGGAATCTAAGGAGGGAAACATCATTCAGTATCAATCACTGATTATTTTCCACAATCAGAAGACTTGTTCTAGGGGCTtggtttcttttccctttctgaatCTCATACTTTCTTCCATTACAATCTAATTATTCTCTCCACCGCCAACAAATCAAGGCAGATCGGTTGGCCAACTGGACTCAAAAGAAACCACATCAGTGAATGACAATTTGGTGAGTCTATTGTGTGTCCATGGCTTGGTTTATCTCCTCTCTTATCTTTGGAGAAAAGTGATCAAAAAAGGAAGCCAGACATGAATGCTTCAGAAAAGTGGAAAGATTGAATGAGTGTTTCATCTGGCGTATTTGGATTTGTGTATGTTCATCAGATATTGGTTGATTTAGGGAATGCCACAGTTAATTATTTTTATCCAGATTCAACTAATATATTTCAGGAATTATTTCCACATACATCATTGCAattcagcacacacacacacctttgagGAGTGACAGCAATATTTTAAGTCCATTATTCTTTTCACAATCATATTGTGTTATGGGAAGTAAAGAGATTACTAATCAGCATTTGAGTTATATCGTGTTGTATTCTTTTCTTTGGTTATTTGTTGCTCGTGCCTTCTGAAGctctgtgaaaactttgtgaacAATCCTAGAGCAGATCCAATATCATACAGTCAGAATTTCATGGCAAGTTTTGTGGACCTTGTCTTACAGAACCTAGATCCCATTTTAGTGCTCTTTAATGCATCACAACTCTTTCTGTAATTCTTATAGCATCTTTGGATGACTCAAGCAAGTATAATCGGTGAGctattttctctctctgcagGAAACAGAACCTACCTTTCATCTGACAGGGAAAAGCTCCCATTGGCAGGTGTGAGCCTAGAATGGGAATGATTATCTACTCCACAATGGAACTGGGAGCCCCTGAATCACATAGATTACTCACTGactgttaaaatattttcccttttccatGCTTGTCCTGACATTGGGTTTTCTTCCCTTTAACCCATCTTATAAAGGCTTACTACTTTTAAAATCTCCTTAATAAAGTAAGGAGTCATTGAAGAACTAGTCATTGAAGAggaataaattgataaatatcaCTCTTAAGAAAGAAtaaggttttgtgtgtgtgctaatgaaggtgtcagggattgatttaggtgatgaatgtacaactatgtaatggtactgtaaacaatcgaaagtacaatttgttttgtatgactgcgtggtatgtgaatatatctcaataaaatgatgatttaaaaaaaaaaaaaaaaagaaagaaagaataaggtGTCATAGCAAAAGGGCAGAGAGCTTTCCAGAGTAATCTGAGAAATTTCTGGTAATTTTTCAGTTCGTAATGTTTAACTATACTGAGCTTCTTTGGATTCCTTTAATCTTCTATagttttttattcctttgcattCCTttgctttctgccttttatttcctctCACAGTTCCCAAAGCTTTACTTCTACTTCAGGACCCAAATCATTTGCCAATTCTTCTCAAATTCCCTCCCTGTACTTCCCCTGCCTTACCGTTTATCATAGGCTACTGTTATTGTTGGTTATTTGTTGCCGTCTCTTCTGAAAACTCTAAGCAACAAGCACTGAGTTTCTCACACCCGCTTTTAAGCTCTTGGTGAAGAGTGCGAGATATTTGTCTTGTAGCTGTTTGGTAAATGCTcaatgaatgacaaaatgaatgaGGCTCTGACTCTTTTCCTGTTCTCATCAATGATAACATGTTTAGAAAACATGCGTGTTCGTtttagagaagaaaagggaaaggatgaAAGCAAATCAGCATGATTCTTTTTCACATGTCACAGGTAGGCTAGATTGGGGGAGGGGCACAAGAGGAAATTTAGGTGGTAGTCTGGGTTAAGGAGGAGGGAAACTTGAGACAGAGAGAGTGGGaaagtaaaaactaaggaaaatgagagagaagaagaagTATAAAGGATCTGTCCTGGGACAGAATACCAGCTCAGATACCTAAGTGGTTCCATCACATGCTATCTGCACATTCATCTCTCATGCTCACAACACTTCAAGGCATCTGCATTTTCTAAAGTTATAAAGGTCAAATCTTCTGATTTAGGGTTAGGAAAATAGCCTCTCTGTAAGTTCCAAAGTCTCAAGTCTCCTTCCTCCCTAATACATTAAACCACATTGTATGCCCATAAGAAGCACAAATCTCACGTGGTTTAAAGTATCAGAGTTGGAAACCAAAATACAGAAACTTGGAGAAAAGAATTTTCTAGAAGAAATGTTCCAAAAAATCCAtgccatatttttaaaagctaaaacttAAATTCCTTAGCCTGGCTTTCAGGCTGTAGTGTCTAGCCCCTACATACCTTATTTCCTTCGACTATTTCTCCAACTCCATAGATGGTGAGTGACACGGCGCTGCAAAGCCCCAGAATAGTGAGAAACAGGATCATCGCCACAATTTCCTGTTGAGAAGTAACAACAACACGGAAGACAGTTCAAGTCACCAGGGAGATGCCCCAAAGGGTGTTCtcttacagcagccctggcatgCATTACTTCCCCCATGATCAGTTCCTACAGAGTGGCACACACATGGGAAAACCAGAGGAAGGCTACTGGGCACAACCTTGCTGAACATGGCCTGGGGAAGAGGAGTCAGGGGGCAACCAGCCACTCCCTGGACTGCAGGACCCTGCAGAATATTATGGTGCATGATTACTTtccaggaaaaaggaaagaggccTCCTAACTCGGATTAGGACTCAGGATCTTAGCCTTCCCACATGAAATACGTACTATGGAAAAAGAAACCACGAAGCAAACGCCGACGCGATAAAATTCCTGGCACTTGTAGGCAAACGCCGAGCTCCCCTTTAGGTTGATGATCAGGATGACAATCCCTGTCGCTGCCACTACGCTGCTGACCATGTTTGCTCCCAGGCTTCCTCGTGcctaaaagtaaagaacactaaGACCCAGGCCAGCCACCTGCCAGAGCGTTCAATAAACTGTCCGTATTTCAACGTTAGATGCATACAGCAAACTCTGCGTTGGTTCAAATCATAGGTTTAAAAGGGAAATCTTGATAATTGTCAACAGATTAATAAGCATCTGTTACTTTCCTGCTGGGACTGCATTCAGGGAGAATCCCGCTCACCCACAAGAGCTCTTTTCAGACAGCCTCCTTGATTGGAAAGGAATCATTCATTTGATCATGTGAATGCCACAAGGACAAGGCAGGAGTGGggcctttttctttcatttaacaattGCCAAGGTAATGATactttcctgttttcttaatGACTATATTCAATTTCTGCTTTTAAGGATTTTATCCAATTTCTGTTGCAAAAATCCTTCAAACACAAAATCGATTGGAAAAAAATGCATGTTGACATTCACTAATAATGTAGACTATGAAGACATGTCTCCGCCAAGACTCCCAATACTCACTATTTCTTACCTTGTCAATGATGGGCAAAGAAAGAACTGCAACTCACCAAATATGTTGCATGTTTCTTTTCAGAGATAATTGACAAAAGTCCAGAAATAGCAAACTGTCcaaaagggagggaagaaaggccACAATGagtttttgctcttcttttcatcCCCATCCTTCAAATATTAGGTAAAATTTTGGGCTCTCTCTAAAGCTACCCATTATTCTCccaatattttcttattcttttttcctatagaatgcttctcaaaattaaatgtgCACATGGACCACCTGGgagtctttttaaaatacaggttgCTATTCAGTAGGTCCTGGATGGGTGTGAGATCTTCATTTCGACCAGACTCCAGGTGATCTGGACATTGTCAGTTCATGAGCCACTATTGGAGAAGCAAGGTCCAGCAGCACCTGAACATGCCTCGGTTATGACCCTAGTcttactttatattttcttctaattatttgTTCGTTAAGTACATACTCTGCTTTAGATGGTCAAATCCTTTGGGCAAGAAATGTGGTTTTGGCACATCTATCTCCAGAGTCTGACATATAGTATATCATATAGACATACAGTGATTATGAAAATGCACATGATAAAAGGTTTAGTGAAAAGATAAATCAAAACACAAACTCAAAACAATCGTCTAAGACTCAGAGTATATGATGGGCTGATAGACACTTAACATGGATGATGGATTAAATTGTGTATCcaagtttggacatgttctttgtCTTCAGCCTCACTcaggtgggtgtggacccattgtaaataagatctctccAAGACGTTgcatcagttaagatgtggcccaactgaatcaggttgggctttaatccagattactcgagtcctttatgagcagagtGGACAGTCAGAGAGAGACTGATGATGGAgaatagccagaagctggaagtcaacagaacccaaaagagaaaggagaagatgctgccatgtataTCACCATGTAACAAAAAAAAAGCGAAGGCTTGCCAGCAGCTGGCCCAAGAATGCTAAAtagttctgggagaaagcatcttcATGCTATTGCCTCAATTTTGGAATTATCCtagctcaaaactgtgagccaacaatttcccattgtttaagcccacccattgtatggtatttattttagcagctaggaaacttaAAACACAAGCTAAATATTTGGAATAAAGAGCCAGTAgagagaaatttcaaataaaatatggtaGAAGTTCAAGGAAATTCCTGAACAAGTGATCTAAGCACTAAGTATTTAGCAAGGTGCCAACCCAATAGATATTTCTTTAGAATTAAAGTCCATCCTTGTGAATGATACATGAGTATTGACATGCAAACAACATGGATTCATCACAAAATAAGTATGCTGAGTGAAGGAAGCCGGAAAGAAAAGAGGACATACTATATATTCCATTCACATAAAAGTCTAGAAAATTTTAACTAATCCATAGTgatagaaaacagattagtggttgctgaGAGTTGGTGAGACAGGGAGTAGAGAAGGGGAGGTGTTACATaggggcacaaggaaacttttggaGGTGATCAATATGTTCATTATATTgatgtggtgatggtttcataggtgtatacatatgtcaaaacatcCAAttgagcactttaaatatgtgcaatttATTGTATGCTGATTAAACCTCAATAAAGCTACATATACTGGTGATCTCATCCAGCCATCTACTTTCCAGTCAGCACAACAATTAAAGGAGATACCATGAGAGAGCACCTGAGTTTCTAGGACACAGAAGTTCAACAAATGCCTGTTGACCTTGTTCTCCACACCTCACCaatctccttcctctcccttaaCTAAGTTGAGTTTATTGATAAATAGTTTTAGGGACATTTTACTAGCATTAGATTCTGAAACCTTAGATTCAATTTCTGTTAACTAAATGTCCTTTGAGCAATTCATTCAGCATTGATTCATCTCAGGTTTCTTATCTGATAAAAGTGAGCTAATAGGTCTAACCCACAGTAAACTATGGTAAGTCTCTTTTGTTGGTGTTGCTAATaagcaaatatatgaaaaagtacTTTATAAATTGCAAATGCAtgtgtatatgcacacatacacatacaccttATCTCAATACTGGAGATAAAACTGTTGGTTTAATCTGTGTAAGAGAAAAGCTATGTTCAgtgttatttcagaaaaaaatttacagaTATATACTCACAAATAATGCTCCCCAGAATGGGTAGCCTGCTTTAAATGATGAGAAAAGGGCTGGTTCATATTCTGAAATATTAAGCATGGAGTAGACAATTGTTCCAAAACAAAGGCATATCAAACCAATCAAAATTTGTGTTACCTGTGGAAAAAAACACATAGGTTTTGTGGAATAAGAAGATATGCTCCCCCAGATTGCACCAATGCCCTTACAATTGAAGCCAAATATGAGTGAGTATTTCGGGGTCTTAGGCAGTCCTTAGAAAGAATTCACATATGAGATTTTTCCAGTATCCCTTGGCCATTATAAGAATTGGTATAGGCATTACCTAATGCATGGCTGATCAGTGCATTTGTCATGTGCCTTTATATCCAGAATCATGGTAGACATCAGTAAATCTTTCCATCTAAGTGAAGATAGATATTCTGAATGCTTCACAGTACGTTATTACATGCATCCACCTGCAACTGGCCAGGGGTGACAAGTTCTATTTGTCATTCTTGTCCTAGTCATCTAGAGACTTCATAAGGaaatgcttctttctttccaacaGAACCCAGTTAGTATAACTCCTCATCTACCACTTTCCTTTAGAGGACCTTTCACTCCTTCCTGAAACCAAGAGGGGAAATGTGCTGATGCAACTGAATATTCTTTCCTGGAGCCAGCCCTACATCAGTTGTGGTTGGAGGAGCCTCACTTACCCCCAGAAATTCCAGCTCCTTCTTCAAGAACGTCAGCCATGTCCTTTGGGGTGGGGACAGTGCGACCTTCTCCTGTATGGTCTCATCTTGGGGAGCTATTTCTGAGAGTTCAATGCTTTGAAATATAACACAAATTTAATTATAAGAAACCTTTCTAACTGTTGTGTAAAGTCCTAGACTAACAGAAGggggagttttgtttgttttcaaaccAATCCTGAAATTAATATCTTCATTGTAATGACTAGGCTCAGAGGACCCAAAGAAATTGGCCAAGATCATTTCAGTGATTAGCTGGAGCAAAATGGGACAAATAAACACACCAAGTCTTCTGATCCTCACACCAAGGTTATTATCAAGTTCAGTCCTATTAGTCTACACTGATgagcaaaaaatgaaaacacttttgCTCATGCATCTCACAGACCTCTCAGTGTAGAAATacgtttgaatgtattttgtcaaGGACACACCCAATTTCATATGCATGAAGTGCAGACAGTAAAGGGATTGCTCTGAAGGGTTCTTTGAATCTCTATCCCTCTTTTCATCCTCAGAAGGGGCTAACTAAAAATAGTATCCCCTCAGAGGCTTTGAAATACACTTAATTTTGCAATTATATTCAATCCCACATTGATTTCCAAAAGCTCCGTCTTCAGcctcttttaaaacttttaaaagcctCAAGAGGTGTTCTTCATCTTTGgtattcaaaagaaaattaaattttgcgCATCTGCTAGCCTTCATTCCAAGTATGTGTTCCTTCTCAACAGCTGGGCAGTATCCTATCTTTGAGGTTCCAGAGGTGGAGAAGAAGGTCACTTTGTAAAGCTTCTGTCCCTTAGCACACATCAGACCCAGAGGTGAGAGATCTATATGGATAGTGTGGTCTCCCCTGCTTTTTACTCAAAATAGGACCTCTACACCTAGAAAAATCCAAGTTATTCCCAGTTCACAATATGAGTAAAAACCTTCTTCCCCAACAGCCAGAAAGAACCATTGCTTCATGGGGAAATTATAACAAATAACTTCCTTATACCTAATATATTAAGTCACGCAGGTCTGTGTCTGAGTCCATGAATTGGCGTCTCCCCATCatgagaataggaaaaaaaaaaaaaaaaaatgatgtgcaCCTACCTGGAGGGTTCTTCTGGGTTTGGAAGAACAAGGTCAGCTCTGCTTATATTTTCTGGGTCCATTTTCCACTAACTAGATAATTCCTGGATGAAGAAAGTTGTTACCTCAGGACTGGGTGGGCTCCCTcacacactgtcctccagatgggtaGTAAAGATGAATTGGCTCGTGACACTGATGACTATCTTCACACATGAGCCATTTGTCAGTCCGTAAGTTTCCTAGCTGATTAGGATCAGTGGGGTTTTTCTTGCTAGAAATGAATCACAAAACAGAATAAGCTCACAGAACAGG
This genomic stretch from Choloepus didactylus isolate mChoDid1 chromosome 6, mChoDid1.pri, whole genome shotgun sequence harbors:
- the MS4A2 gene encoding high affinity immunoglobulin epsilon receptor subunit beta isoform X1 codes for the protein MDPENISRADLVLPNPEEPSSIELSEIAPQDETIQEKVALSPPQRTWLTFLKKELEFLGVTQILIGLICLCFGTIVYSMLNISEYEPALFSSFKAGYPFWGALFFAISGLLSIISEKKHATYLARGSLGANMVSSVVAATGIVILIINLKGSSAFAYKCQEFYRVGVCFVVSFSIEIVAMILFLTILGLCSAVSLTIYGVGEIVEGNKIPEERLYEELNIYSPIYSQLEDIREESSPPTD
- the MS4A2 gene encoding high affinity immunoglobulin epsilon receptor subunit beta isoform X2, yielding MDPENISRADLVLPNPEEPSSIELSEIAPQDETIQEKVALSPPQRTWLTFLKKELEFLGARGSLGANMVSSVVAATGIVILIINLKGSSAFAYKCQEFYRVGVCFVVSFSIEIVAMILFLTILGLCSAVSLTIYGVGEIVEGNKIPEERLYEELNIYSPIYSQLEDIREESSPPTD